In Candidatus Bathyarchaeota archaeon, the genomic window AAAATCCTCTAAGTTCTCCATAGGACTTGTAACCTCTAACTTGAACTCTCCGTTAGCACAGCTAGTTCGCAAAAACGGGCACGTGATTGAGCTGAAAGGCCGAGGAAAATCAAAGCCTTCCTTTGAGTACAGCGAGGTAGGCATCATGGGCGACATGTTCGAGCTTGGAAGTCTCCTTCTTCTGTACATGATGACTGAAGCAATCTTTCGAAATCTACAGGTAGGCGGAGTGTTTCAGCTTTGTGAGCAAGAATTTGCTAAACTAGGGTCTATAATCGACTTAAATGTAGAGTCGGAAACTTACACTCACCTAGTTGATTTGCTGGAAAGACGGACAAACGTATTTCTAGGAGGGAAAGGCACAGCTAACGAAATTGTTAAAATGGCTGGTGTAAGACTTTTTCACATCAAGGGTTTCTTGGGGGACAATATCTACATAGCTAGAGGTGTGAATACTCCACATCCTAGAGCTGGAGATCTTGAGATCTTAGTATCGTTTTCTGGAGAAACCAAGCCTGTTGTCAACTGGTGTGACGTCTTCAAAAAACTGAACGGAACTGTCCTGTCAATCACGGAAACAGAAAAATCAACTCTAGCCAAAAAGTCGGACTTCAAAATAATCTTAAAAGAAACAGTCAAGCCAGGCCAACCTAGAAGGTTTTACATGAGAGCAGCATACGTTTTAAGCCCGTTACCAGTCAAAATTGCTGAAAGATTGAGTGAAAGAGGGCTGAAGCTGCCAGAATACATAATCAGTTGGTATCACTCCGTTACACAATAGAAACTATTGTGCGTGGCGACATAAATTGCAACCGTTAGTCGTATGACATGACAGTTTTTTATCTCGCTCTTGCCTTAACTCTTGGTTCAATCAACGTCCAAAGCCATTCCACAAATTCTCTCAAGTTCTTAGTTTGTATATATACGTCGCCTGGGCCCTTAATTTCTGTAACTAGTCCTTCTCCACCTAGCAGAGTTTCTTTTAATCCTCCGAATTTTCTGACTTTGTAGTTGCAAATGTCACTGAAGGCAACAAGGTGAAAGTTATCAACAATCAAGGTTTGATCTGGCTTCAACGTGTGTTTGTCTATGGCGCCGAAAGTGTTTATGAACAGGATTCCGTTGCCTGTAATTTTTATCATGAATAATCCTTGTCCAAAAAGCCCTTTCGTGAAGCCTTGCCATTTGACGTCTAATTCTACGCTTTGTGTAGATGCAATGTAGGCGGCTTTTTGTATTATGTAGCCTTGGTTTGGTTTAACTTCTAAAGTCTCAATGTCGCCCACTGGAGCAGAAACGAAGGCGACTTCCCCTTCGCTTTGTGTTGCTTTGTAATCATTGACCCAGAAAGATTGGCGTCCGAGCAACTTTAAGCCAATGCTTCCAAGAAGGCTTTTTTCACGCTTTCTTGTGTGGACATCTATGTTTGGGTCCATATAGGTCATGGCTCCAGATTCTGCAGTTATAATTTCGCTAGGCTTCAGCTTGACAACGAGCATCGAATAAGACGGCTTGTATTTAATTTCATATTCCACTTCTTTTCCCTCTTCGAACGTGCATAACTCCAATTTCTATTAATTAACTTATTAATAAAATACATTATGACACTGTAGTAACGTTCTTTGCCAACACTCCGGAAACTCGCGTTTTACTATTTTGGTAGGTTTTGTTTTGCAGTTTTGTAGGTTTTAGTCACGTCTTCAAGTTTGCCCTTTTCGAAAGCGTATACTTCTATTAGGTTCTTCTTCCAGTCCCTCTCGTACATTTCGGGATCATTTATCTTCTTTTCCGAAGGGTCAACGTGAATCCACTTGTTTAGTGTTGCATCCCAAACCTCTGTCCACGCGTGGTCAGACATGTCAAGGATTATTCTAGCGCGGTAACCGTTCGCTAAGCAGAGAGCTGTGAACAAGACAGAGAACTCCCTACATTTGCCTTGGCCATACTTAATTATTTCAAATGGGTCATTATGCCGAATAATATCGCCTTTGTTGAACTTGACTCTAGTGTGAATCCATTCGAGCATTTCTGGCAAAGTTTGCCTTTTCTTAAAGAATTCACCGAGTCGATGCAGCAAAGAAGGATCTATGAGTATTTCGCTTATTCTTCGATACATTTCAATGGCTTCCTGAAACGGTAATGAGGCTGTCAACATCTTTCACCTCGTCTAGACGCTTATGAACAGGCTTCATTAACAGGATTCGGAAAGA contains:
- a CDS encoding SIS domain-containing protein translates to MSEIRTKISNIGYVNRIRDNILSLKPKKLLPLYEDLKSANCVVCSGSGRSLYSLNAAMSQIAMSQIGWRNKVVLTPDDPGFPGKNMYDAAAELERRYKKTLLLINSGSGISEDPLAMVQDLVRYVEDKKSSKFSIGLVTSNLNSPLAQLVRKNGHVIELKGRGKSKPSFEYSEVGIMGDMFELGSLLLLYMMTEAIFRNLQVGGVFQLCEQEFAKLGSIIDLNVESETYTHLVDLLERRTNVFLGGKGTANEIVKMAGVRLFHIKGFLGDNIYIARGVNTPHPRAGDLEILVSFSGETKPVVNWCDVFKKLNGTVLSITETEKSTLAKKSDFKIILKETVKPGQPRRFYMRAAYVLSPLPVKIAERLSERGLKLPEYIISWYHSVTQ
- a CDS encoding TIGR00266 family protein translates to MEYEIKYKPSYSMLVVKLKPSEIITAESGAMTYMDPNIDVHTRKREKSLLGSIGLKLLGRQSFWVNDYKATQSEGEVAFVSAPVGDIETLEVKPNQGYIIQKAAYIASTQSVELDVKWQGFTKGLFGQGLFMIKITGNGILFINTFGAIDKHTLKPDQTLIVDNFHLVAFSDICNYKVRKFGGLKETLLGGEGLVTEIKGPGDVYIQTKNLREFVEWLWTLIEPRVKARAR